Proteins from a single region of Nerophis ophidion isolate RoL-2023_Sa linkage group LG10, RoL_Noph_v1.0, whole genome shotgun sequence:
- the camta2 gene encoding calmodulin-binding transcription activator 2 isoform X1, producing the protein MSNKEMVSTVTENKSQRKVFVPNKLLECLPRSFSLPNERLRWNTNEEIASYLVTFDKHDEWLSCTLKTRPKNGSIILYNRKKVKYRKDGYSWKKRKDGKTTREDHMKLKVQGMECLYGNYVHSSIVPTFHRRCYWLLQNPDIVLVHYLNVPSLEDSGKFSPLLCALTSRHDSMKWSRDDLLCQLKPMFHSIKTSGDTSDFSIEELVQLILDRQRTKPQPRTHACLCNTSQGGNIPHSCNSTKHRIISPKLPLSSSPLSSEAVELGGGVGDAKLPHLQAQSSPDSSPRPPSTSASSPLQPHVGNHRNGFYGDHHGNLTTVALPHNAVIVMASTTAISGGAKGDDPTNQLLLPPSIHLPAKPASPCPPSPTTPPIPPTVHPTGMTTLSLALLPSPVLGGLLLNPSSSASLRSPPPPLATSPSPPMSFSSSSLPTFLPPAFDPDSFLNSPKQGQTYGGPLPRSSCTTSPVICSCSPLSPSSLPLSPTSTPPSSISPPSSLSSSSCENDRKDSASLPPSMSLTPTSSVAPALLPLCLEIGALGDSEEKDQGGGNNVRCIAPPTKLALLQPCHSSNASPRQQMRSSAALLPSDGQPKLSPNQEQPYDHLPGPGAAPLPPLSHQPIRQQSDNQEDITMETSAQLPAILQVKERMWLGHDFEAPPMDTQLEAEPCGQEEEELVISFDSQFPDLISDLVTEEANSDAPLSSTVVDVGATPALFPAGIRYMVPPQPSPSSSFLPFPHPLPTSSRLASITDFSPEWSYPEGGVKVLITGPWSEQLGQYLCVFDQSSVPASLIQPGVLRCYCPAHEAGLVCLQVLESGGSVSSSVLFEYRARNASSLPSSQLDWLSLDDNQFRVSILERLEQMERRMAAMVARNITQQHNTQQQWQQHGNRLATPSPPHTPDECDQSPQWFERRIVRVCERMMRGVRWSGGEEDRLHHSVRHRGMTLLHLAAAQGYTYLINTLITWRHVHSESLDLEQEVDPLNVDHFSCTPLMWACALGHQRAAELLYAWNSLALGIPDSLGRLPLAVARSRGHTCLAGALEDLHMQAHVTPRDTHAHPPASPLSTSPDTGLSSSSSLPSPSDSCSPSQSSAYSSYSAPMDTSPSSPLSPTSSSLSLPVSSSPSTSLVVSPAWGEGPNTADLNRCDLMECNSESSASPVLPHMEPALAEHLLCYSENVENEGEEEEEVDMATLAEQIIEATPERIKQEDFTNGSESLLRESGDSPAIEDTWLATYLDTVDAHTQSLPRRICPPSPLSALALQRLRPPSSVAWAEFLNASANGKMERDFALLTLTDGEQRELYEAARIIQNAFRRYKGRRLKEQQDMAAAVIQRCYRKYKQLTWIALKYALYKKMTQAAILIQSKFRSYYEQKRFQQSRRAAVLIQQYYRSYKEYERLKQGSSGGAGHTPRMKGTFLTKKQDQAARKIMRFLRRCRHRIKELKQNRELERRGLTT; encoded by the exons ATGAGCAACAAGGAGATGGTTTCCACAGTGACAG AGAATAAAAGCCAGAGGAAGGTGTTCGTTCCCAACAAGCTGCTGGAGTGTCTGCCTCGCTCATTCAGTTTGCCGAACGAGCGTCTCAGGTGGAATACGAATGAG gagatTGCATCTTACCTGGTAACCTTTGACAAACACGATGAGTGGCTTTCTTGCACTCTGAAAACCAG GCCAAAGAATGGCAGCATCATCCTCTACAACAGAAAGAAAGTCAAGTACAGGAAAGATGGCTACTCCTGGAAGAAACGCAAAGATGGAAAGACCACCCGAGAGGACCATATGAAGCTGAAGGTGCAGGGGATGGAG TGTCTCTATGGTAATTACGTCCATTCCTCCATCGTGCCAACATTCCACCGGCGGTGCTACTGGCTGTTGCAG AACCCAGATATTGTGCTGGTCCACTACCTGAATGTGCCCTCCCTGGAGGATTCTGGGAAATTCAGTCCACTGCTGTGTGCTCTGACCAGTCGACATGACAGCATGAAGTGGAGCAGAGATGATCTGCTGTGTCAGCTCAAGCCTATGT ttcACAGCATCAAAACTTCTGGAGACACCAGCGATTTCAGCATTGAGGAACTTGTACAGCTCATCTTGGATCGCCAGAGAACCAAACCCCAGCCACGCACGCATGCCTGCCTCTGCAACACCAGCCAGG GAGGGAACATTCCCCACAGCTGCAACAGCACCAAGCATCGCATCATCTCCCCCAAACTTCCCCTGTCCTCCTCACCTCTCTCCTCAGAGGCAGTAGAGCTCGGGGGAGGCGTGGGAGACGCCAAGCTTCCTCACCTCCAGGCACAGAGCAGCCCCGACTCGTCTCCACGTCCCCCCTCTAC CTCGGCCTCGTCTCCCTTGCAGCCACATGTGGGAAACCACAGGAATGGTTTCTACGGCGACCACCATGGCAACCTGACCACTGTGGCACTGCCACATAATGCAGTGATCGTCATGGCAAGCACTACTGCCATCTCAGGTGGAGCCAAAGGGGATGATCCAACCAACCAATTATTACTCCCCCCCTCCATCCACCTTCCTGCAAAACCTGCCTCCCCTTGCCCTCCCTCCCCCACAACTCCACCCATCCCCCCTACTGTCCACCCAACAGGGATGACCACCTTGTCACTCGCTCTTCTTCCTTCCCCTGTTTTAGGAGGCTTGCTCCTCAATCCTTCCTCTTCTGCCTCCCTCCGGTCTCCACCTCCCcccctggcaacatcaccttcccCTCCCATGTCATTTTCCTCCTCATCTCTCCCCACATTCCTCCCACCTGCCTTTGATCCTGATTCCTTCTTGAACTCCCCAAAGCAGGGCCAAACGTATGGCGGCCCACTTCCTCGTTCGAGTTGCACCACTTCCCCCGTTATCTGCTCCTGCTCCCCCCTTTCACCTTCCTCCCTACCACTCTCCCCCACGTCCACCCCACCCTCATCAATTTCCCCTCCTTCatccctctcctcctcctcctgtgaGAATGACAGAAAGGACTCCGCTTCCCTTCCCCCCTCTATGTCCCTTACCCCAACTTCCTCGGTTGCCCCGGCCCTCCTCCCTCTTTGTTTAGAGATTGGCGCGCTAGGGGACTCTGAGGAAAAAGACCAAGGAGGTGGCAATAATGTGCGCTGCATAGCTCCTCCCACAAAGTTGGCACTACTACAG CCCTGCCACTCTTCAAATGCGTCACCAAGACAACAGATGAGAAGTAGTGCTGCTTTACTGCCGTCAGATGGCCAGCCCAAACTGTCACCTAATCAGGAGCAGCCCTATGATCACCTGCCAGGACCTGGGGCTGCACCCTTACCCCCTCTATCCCATCAGCCCATTCGGCAACAATCCGATAACCAGGAAGATATCACCATGGAAACCTCTGCCCAGTTACCAGCCATCTTGCAGGTGAAGGAGAGGATGTGGCTGGGGCATGACTTCGAAGCCCCTCCTATGGACACCCAACTGGAAGCAGAGCCCTGTGGGCAGGAAGAAGAAGAGCTTGTCATCTCTTTTGACAGCCAATTTCCTGACCTGATCTCTGATCTCGTCACAGAGGAAGCAAATTCTGATGCACCTCTTTCCTCCACAGTCGTGGATGTTGGTGCCACCCCGGCTTTGTTCCCAGCTGGAATTCGCTACATGGTGCCCCCCCAGCCCTCCCCCTCTTCCTCCTTCCTACCCTTTCCTCACCCACTGCCAACTTCGTCCCGACTTGCCTCTATCACGGACTTCTCACCTGAGTGGTCGTACCCTGAG GGTGGGGTGAAAGTATTGATCACGGGACCGTGGAGTGAGCAGCTGGGTCAATACCTGTGTGTGTTTGATCAGAGCTCTGTTCCAGCATCACTGATCCAACCTGGCGTGCTGCGCTGCTACTGCCCcg CTCACGAGGCCGGGCTCGTCTGTCTTCAGGTTTTGGAGTCTGGAGGTTCTGTTTCCTCATCAGTTCTGTTTGAGTACCGTGCAAGAAACGCCAGTTCGCTGCCCAGCTCTCAGCTCGACTGGCTCTCATTGGACG ACAATCAATTCAGAGTGTCCATCCTGGAACGCCTGGAGCAGATGGAGCGCAGAATGGCAGCCATGGTGGCCCGCAATATTACCCAACAgcacaacacacaacagcagtggCAGCAACATGGCAACCGGCTGGCCACGCCCTCTCCCCCACACACACCCGACGAGTGTGACCAG TCGCCTCAGTGGTTTGAGAGGAGGATTGTACGAGTGTGTGAGAGGATGATGAGAGGAGTGCGATGGAGTGGAGGTGAAGAAGATAGGCTTCATCACTCTGTGCGTCACCGTGGGATGACACTGCTCCACCTGGCGGCTGCACAGGGTTATACATACCTGATAAACACGCTCATTACCtggag GCATGTTCACAGTGAAAGTTTAGACCTGGAACAGGAAGTCGATCCTCTCAACGTTGACCACTTTTCCTGCACGCCGCTG atgtggGCGTGTGCTCTGGGCCATCAGAGGGCAGCGGAGCTCCTCTATGCCTGGAATAGTTTGGCTCTTGGCATCCCAGACTCACTGGGCCGCCTACCACTTGCTGTGGCCCGCTCGAGGGGACACACGTGTCTCGCTGGCGCTCTGGAGGACCTGCACATGCAGGCGCACGTGACTCCCAGAGACACACATGCGCATCCTCCAGCCTCACCTCTGTCGACAAGTCCGGACACAG GTCTCAGCTCTTCCAGCAGCCTTCCCTCCCCTAGTGATTCCTGCTCCCCCTCCCAAAGCTCTGCTTACTCTAGTTACTCTGCCCCCATGGACACCTCTCCGTCCTCTCCATTGTCTCCTACATCTTCCTCTTTATCCTTGCCTGTTTCATCTTCCCCATCGACCTCCCTGGTTGTGTCGCCTGCATGGGGCGAGGGGCCAAACACAG CAGATTTGAACCGGTGCGACCTCATGGAGTGTAACAGCGAGAGCTCTGCTTCCCCCGTCCTCCCCCACATGGAGCCAGCACTGGCGGAGCATCTCCTGTGCTACAGCGAGAACGTGGAAAACGAAggcgaggaggaagaggag GTTGACATGGCCACACTGGCCGAACAAATCATTGAGGCAACACCAGAGCGAATCAAACAAGAGGACTTCACCAACGGGTCGGAGTCACTGCTCCGTGAGAGTGGGGACAGTCCCGCCATTGAGGACACCTGGTTGGCAACCTACCTGGACACAGTCGACGCCCATACGCAATCTCTGCCCAG GCGAATCTGCCCTCCCTCGCCCCTCAGCGCTTTGGCCCTTCAGAGGCTTCGCCCCCCTTCCTCTGTGGCATGGGCGGAGTTTCTAAATGCATCAGCCAATGGAAAGATGGAAAGGGACTTTGCCCTGCTGACACTGACGGACGGCGAACAGAGAGAACTCTATGAAGCTGCCAGGATCATCCAAAATGCCTTCAGGAGATACAAG GGTCGCAGGTTGAAGGAGCAGCAGGACATGGCTGCAGCTGTCATTCAAAGATGCTACCGCAAATACAAACag CTAACATGGATAGCTCTGAAG TATGCGCTCTACAAAAAGATGACCCAAGCGGCCATCTTGATCCAGTCCAAATTTCGTTCATACTACGAGCAGAAACGCTTCCAGCAGAGTCGGCGGGCAGCAGTGCTAATCCAGCAGTACTATCGCAGCTACAAGGAGTACGAGAGGCTCAAGCAGGGTTCCAGCGGCggcgcaggccacacccccagAATGAA AGGGACCTTCTTAACCAAGAAGCAGGACCAGGCAGCGCGAAAGATCATGAGGTTTCTGAGACGCTGCAGACAtcg GATCAAGGAACTGAAGCAAAACCGAGAGCTGGAGAGGCGGGGACTGACCACATAG
- the camta2 gene encoding calmodulin-binding transcription activator 2 isoform X3, protein MSNKEMVSTVTENKSQRKVFVPNKLLECLPRSFSLPNERLRWNTNEEIASYLVTFDKHDEWLSCTLKTRPKNGSIILYNRKKVKYRKDGYSWKKRKDGKTTREDHMKLKVQGMECLYGNYVHSSIVPTFHRRCYWLLQNPDIVLVHYLNVPSLEDSGKFSPLLCALTSRHDSMKWSRDDLLCQLKPMFHSIKTSGDTSDFSIEELVQLILDRQRTKPQPRTHACLCNTSQGGNIPHSCNSTKHRIISPKLPLSSSPLSSEAVELGGGVGDAKLPHLQAQSSPDSSPRPPSTSASSPLQPHVGNHRNGFYGDHHGNLTTVALPHNAVIVMASTTAISGGAKGDDPTNQLLLPPSIHLPAKPASPCPPSPTTPPIPPTVHPTGMTTLSLALLPSPVLGGLLLNPSSSASLRSPPPPLATSPSPPMSFSSSSLPTFLPPAFDPDSFLNSPKQGQTYGGPLPRSSCTTSPVICSCSPLSPSSLPLSPTSTPPSSISPPSSLSSSSCENDRKDSASLPPSMSLTPTSSVAPALLPLCLEIGALGDSEEKDQGGGNNVRCIAPPTKLALLQPCHSSNASPRQQMRSSAALLPSDGQPKLSPNQEQPYDHLPGPGAAPLPPLSHQPIRQQSDNQEDITMETSAQLPAILQVKERMWLGHDFEAPPMDTQLEAEPCGQEEEELVISFDSQFPDLISDLVTEEANSDAPLSSTVVDVGATPALFPAGIRYMVPPQPSPSSSFLPFPHPLPTSSRLASITDFSPEWSYPEGGVKVLITGPWSEQLGQYLCVFDQSSVPASLIQPGVLRCYCPAHEAGLVCLQVLESGGSVSSSVLFEYRARNASSLPSSQLDWLSLDDNQFRVSILERLEQMERRMAAMVARNITQQHNTQQQWQQHGNRLATPSPPHTPDECDQWFERRIVRVCERMMRGVRWSGGEEDRLHHSVRHRGMTLLHLAAAQGYTYLINTLITWRHVHSESLDLEQEVDPLNVDHFSCTPLMWACALGHQRAAELLYAWNSLALGIPDSLGRLPLAVARSRGHTCLAGALEDLHMQAHVTPRDTHAHPPASPLSTSPDTGLSSSSSLPSPSDSCSPSQSSAYSSYSAPMDTSPSSPLSPTSSSLSLPVSSSPSTSLVVSPAWGEGPNTADLNRCDLMECNSESSASPVLPHMEPALAEHLLCYSENVENEGEEEEEVDMATLAEQIIEATPERIKQEDFTNGSESLLRESGDSPAIEDTWLATYLDTVDAHTQSLPRRICPPSPLSALALQRLRPPSSVAWAEFLNASANGKMERDFALLTLTDGEQRELYEAARIIQNAFRRYKGRRLKEQQDMAAAVIQRCYRKYKQLTWIALKYALYKKMTQAAILIQSKFRSYYEQKRFQQSRRAAVLIQQYYRSYKEYERLKQGSSGGAGHTPRMKGTFLTKKQDQAARKIMRFLRRCRHRIKELKQNRELERRGLTT, encoded by the exons ATGAGCAACAAGGAGATGGTTTCCACAGTGACAG AGAATAAAAGCCAGAGGAAGGTGTTCGTTCCCAACAAGCTGCTGGAGTGTCTGCCTCGCTCATTCAGTTTGCCGAACGAGCGTCTCAGGTGGAATACGAATGAG gagatTGCATCTTACCTGGTAACCTTTGACAAACACGATGAGTGGCTTTCTTGCACTCTGAAAACCAG GCCAAAGAATGGCAGCATCATCCTCTACAACAGAAAGAAAGTCAAGTACAGGAAAGATGGCTACTCCTGGAAGAAACGCAAAGATGGAAAGACCACCCGAGAGGACCATATGAAGCTGAAGGTGCAGGGGATGGAG TGTCTCTATGGTAATTACGTCCATTCCTCCATCGTGCCAACATTCCACCGGCGGTGCTACTGGCTGTTGCAG AACCCAGATATTGTGCTGGTCCACTACCTGAATGTGCCCTCCCTGGAGGATTCTGGGAAATTCAGTCCACTGCTGTGTGCTCTGACCAGTCGACATGACAGCATGAAGTGGAGCAGAGATGATCTGCTGTGTCAGCTCAAGCCTATGT ttcACAGCATCAAAACTTCTGGAGACACCAGCGATTTCAGCATTGAGGAACTTGTACAGCTCATCTTGGATCGCCAGAGAACCAAACCCCAGCCACGCACGCATGCCTGCCTCTGCAACACCAGCCAGG GAGGGAACATTCCCCACAGCTGCAACAGCACCAAGCATCGCATCATCTCCCCCAAACTTCCCCTGTCCTCCTCACCTCTCTCCTCAGAGGCAGTAGAGCTCGGGGGAGGCGTGGGAGACGCCAAGCTTCCTCACCTCCAGGCACAGAGCAGCCCCGACTCGTCTCCACGTCCCCCCTCTAC CTCGGCCTCGTCTCCCTTGCAGCCACATGTGGGAAACCACAGGAATGGTTTCTACGGCGACCACCATGGCAACCTGACCACTGTGGCACTGCCACATAATGCAGTGATCGTCATGGCAAGCACTACTGCCATCTCAGGTGGAGCCAAAGGGGATGATCCAACCAACCAATTATTACTCCCCCCCTCCATCCACCTTCCTGCAAAACCTGCCTCCCCTTGCCCTCCCTCCCCCACAACTCCACCCATCCCCCCTACTGTCCACCCAACAGGGATGACCACCTTGTCACTCGCTCTTCTTCCTTCCCCTGTTTTAGGAGGCTTGCTCCTCAATCCTTCCTCTTCTGCCTCCCTCCGGTCTCCACCTCCCcccctggcaacatcaccttcccCTCCCATGTCATTTTCCTCCTCATCTCTCCCCACATTCCTCCCACCTGCCTTTGATCCTGATTCCTTCTTGAACTCCCCAAAGCAGGGCCAAACGTATGGCGGCCCACTTCCTCGTTCGAGTTGCACCACTTCCCCCGTTATCTGCTCCTGCTCCCCCCTTTCACCTTCCTCCCTACCACTCTCCCCCACGTCCACCCCACCCTCATCAATTTCCCCTCCTTCatccctctcctcctcctcctgtgaGAATGACAGAAAGGACTCCGCTTCCCTTCCCCCCTCTATGTCCCTTACCCCAACTTCCTCGGTTGCCCCGGCCCTCCTCCCTCTTTGTTTAGAGATTGGCGCGCTAGGGGACTCTGAGGAAAAAGACCAAGGAGGTGGCAATAATGTGCGCTGCATAGCTCCTCCCACAAAGTTGGCACTACTACAG CCCTGCCACTCTTCAAATGCGTCACCAAGACAACAGATGAGAAGTAGTGCTGCTTTACTGCCGTCAGATGGCCAGCCCAAACTGTCACCTAATCAGGAGCAGCCCTATGATCACCTGCCAGGACCTGGGGCTGCACCCTTACCCCCTCTATCCCATCAGCCCATTCGGCAACAATCCGATAACCAGGAAGATATCACCATGGAAACCTCTGCCCAGTTACCAGCCATCTTGCAGGTGAAGGAGAGGATGTGGCTGGGGCATGACTTCGAAGCCCCTCCTATGGACACCCAACTGGAAGCAGAGCCCTGTGGGCAGGAAGAAGAAGAGCTTGTCATCTCTTTTGACAGCCAATTTCCTGACCTGATCTCTGATCTCGTCACAGAGGAAGCAAATTCTGATGCACCTCTTTCCTCCACAGTCGTGGATGTTGGTGCCACCCCGGCTTTGTTCCCAGCTGGAATTCGCTACATGGTGCCCCCCCAGCCCTCCCCCTCTTCCTCCTTCCTACCCTTTCCTCACCCACTGCCAACTTCGTCCCGACTTGCCTCTATCACGGACTTCTCACCTGAGTGGTCGTACCCTGAG GGTGGGGTGAAAGTATTGATCACGGGACCGTGGAGTGAGCAGCTGGGTCAATACCTGTGTGTGTTTGATCAGAGCTCTGTTCCAGCATCACTGATCCAACCTGGCGTGCTGCGCTGCTACTGCCCcg CTCACGAGGCCGGGCTCGTCTGTCTTCAGGTTTTGGAGTCTGGAGGTTCTGTTTCCTCATCAGTTCTGTTTGAGTACCGTGCAAGAAACGCCAGTTCGCTGCCCAGCTCTCAGCTCGACTGGCTCTCATTGGACG ACAATCAATTCAGAGTGTCCATCCTGGAACGCCTGGAGCAGATGGAGCGCAGAATGGCAGCCATGGTGGCCCGCAATATTACCCAACAgcacaacacacaacagcagtggCAGCAACATGGCAACCGGCTGGCCACGCCCTCTCCCCCACACACACCCGACGAGTGTGACCAG TGGTTTGAGAGGAGGATTGTACGAGTGTGTGAGAGGATGATGAGAGGAGTGCGATGGAGTGGAGGTGAAGAAGATAGGCTTCATCACTCTGTGCGTCACCGTGGGATGACACTGCTCCACCTGGCGGCTGCACAGGGTTATACATACCTGATAAACACGCTCATTACCtggag GCATGTTCACAGTGAAAGTTTAGACCTGGAACAGGAAGTCGATCCTCTCAACGTTGACCACTTTTCCTGCACGCCGCTG atgtggGCGTGTGCTCTGGGCCATCAGAGGGCAGCGGAGCTCCTCTATGCCTGGAATAGTTTGGCTCTTGGCATCCCAGACTCACTGGGCCGCCTACCACTTGCTGTGGCCCGCTCGAGGGGACACACGTGTCTCGCTGGCGCTCTGGAGGACCTGCACATGCAGGCGCACGTGACTCCCAGAGACACACATGCGCATCCTCCAGCCTCACCTCTGTCGACAAGTCCGGACACAG GTCTCAGCTCTTCCAGCAGCCTTCCCTCCCCTAGTGATTCCTGCTCCCCCTCCCAAAGCTCTGCTTACTCTAGTTACTCTGCCCCCATGGACACCTCTCCGTCCTCTCCATTGTCTCCTACATCTTCCTCTTTATCCTTGCCTGTTTCATCTTCCCCATCGACCTCCCTGGTTGTGTCGCCTGCATGGGGCGAGGGGCCAAACACAG CAGATTTGAACCGGTGCGACCTCATGGAGTGTAACAGCGAGAGCTCTGCTTCCCCCGTCCTCCCCCACATGGAGCCAGCACTGGCGGAGCATCTCCTGTGCTACAGCGAGAACGTGGAAAACGAAggcgaggaggaagaggag GTTGACATGGCCACACTGGCCGAACAAATCATTGAGGCAACACCAGAGCGAATCAAACAAGAGGACTTCACCAACGGGTCGGAGTCACTGCTCCGTGAGAGTGGGGACAGTCCCGCCATTGAGGACACCTGGTTGGCAACCTACCTGGACACAGTCGACGCCCATACGCAATCTCTGCCCAG GCGAATCTGCCCTCCCTCGCCCCTCAGCGCTTTGGCCCTTCAGAGGCTTCGCCCCCCTTCCTCTGTGGCATGGGCGGAGTTTCTAAATGCATCAGCCAATGGAAAGATGGAAAGGGACTTTGCCCTGCTGACACTGACGGACGGCGAACAGAGAGAACTCTATGAAGCTGCCAGGATCATCCAAAATGCCTTCAGGAGATACAAG GGTCGCAGGTTGAAGGAGCAGCAGGACATGGCTGCAGCTGTCATTCAAAGATGCTACCGCAAATACAAACag CTAACATGGATAGCTCTGAAG TATGCGCTCTACAAAAAGATGACCCAAGCGGCCATCTTGATCCAGTCCAAATTTCGTTCATACTACGAGCAGAAACGCTTCCAGCAGAGTCGGCGGGCAGCAGTGCTAATCCAGCAGTACTATCGCAGCTACAAGGAGTACGAGAGGCTCAAGCAGGGTTCCAGCGGCggcgcaggccacacccccagAATGAA AGGGACCTTCTTAACCAAGAAGCAGGACCAGGCAGCGCGAAAGATCATGAGGTTTCTGAGACGCTGCAGACAtcg GATCAAGGAACTGAAGCAAAACCGAGAGCTGGAGAGGCGGGGACTGACCACATAG